In Porphyromonas cangingivalis, a genomic segment contains:
- the trkA gene encoding Trk system potassium transporter TrkA — protein MKILIAGAGEVGTHLAKLLSTENHDIVLLDNDHKRLEFAHDDNFDIMPVLGNPTSMKALAMAGAGEAELFISVTPEESMNVVACILASKLGAKKTMARINNNEYLQPDKKAFLASLGIDDMVYPELLAAKEIASGLKLPWTRQYWSLFDGKLDLIAVKIEPHSRLVGRHLYELGDLETKLFHIVAVRRLYHTIIPTGADIIQAGDIVFFTCAPEDKDTVRQFCGKEDIQVKKVFIMGGSRIALRAAELLPSDFKIKIIELDHDHCKRLIDAAPSNVMVINGDARDPRLLKEEGIELSQAFLALTANSEANMLATVAAKRMGVYRTVARIENIDYLDIAVQMDIGNLINKKLLAAASIFRHLLNIDVTNVKCLSIGQADVLEVVATPASKITKAPVKDLKLPKGITLGGLLREGQAILIDGNTVIRPKDVVMIFCVDTPMSRIRSLFA, from the coding sequence ATGAAGATACTCATAGCAGGTGCGGGAGAGGTCGGCACCCACCTTGCCAAACTACTTTCGACCGAAAATCACGACATCGTCCTCTTGGACAACGACCACAAGCGGCTGGAGTTTGCGCACGATGACAACTTCGACATCATGCCTGTGCTCGGCAATCCGACCTCGATGAAGGCTCTCGCCATGGCGGGTGCCGGAGAGGCCGAACTCTTCATCAGTGTCACCCCCGAGGAGAGTATGAATGTCGTGGCGTGCATCTTGGCATCGAAGTTGGGTGCGAAAAAGACCATGGCACGCATCAACAACAACGAATACCTCCAGCCGGACAAGAAGGCGTTCCTCGCTTCTCTCGGTATCGACGACATGGTCTATCCCGAGCTCCTGGCGGCGAAAGAGATCGCCTCGGGACTGAAGTTGCCTTGGACGCGTCAGTACTGGAGCCTCTTCGATGGCAAACTTGATCTTATCGCCGTCAAGATCGAGCCCCACTCAAGACTTGTGGGGCGACATCTGTACGAGTTGGGAGATCTGGAGACGAAGCTCTTCCACATCGTGGCGGTACGGAGACTATACCACACCATCATACCTACGGGTGCCGACATCATACAAGCCGGAGACATCGTCTTCTTTACGTGCGCTCCGGAGGATAAAGACACCGTGCGACAGTTTTGTGGGAAGGAGGACATACAGGTCAAGAAGGTGTTCATCATGGGTGGGAGCCGTATCGCGCTACGTGCGGCCGAACTCCTGCCATCGGACTTCAAGATCAAGATCATCGAACTTGATCACGACCACTGCAAACGCCTTATAGATGCGGCTCCGAGCAATGTCATGGTGATCAACGGTGATGCAAGAGACCCTCGACTCCTCAAGGAGGAGGGGATCGAGCTTTCGCAGGCATTCCTTGCCCTCACGGCCAATTCGGAAGCCAACATGCTGGCGACCGTGGCGGCAAAGCGTATGGGTGTCTACCGTACCGTCGCTCGCATCGAAAACATCGACTACCTCGACATAGCGGTACAGATGGACATCGGCAACCTTATCAATAAAAAGCTCCTTGCCGCAGCATCCATCTTCCGCCATTTGCTCAATATCGACGTCACCAACGTGAAGTGTCTCTCCATCGGTCAGGCAGATGTGTTGGAGGTCGTCGCCACACCGGCGTCGAAGATCACCAAGGCTCCGGTGAAAGACCTCAAACTACCCAAAGGCATCACCCTCGGTGGTCTTTTGCGCGAAGGGCAGGCCATCCTCATCGATGGTAACACGGTCATCCGCCCCAAGGATGTCGTGATGATCTTCTGTGTCGATACACCGATGTCTCGGATCAGGAGTCTCTTCGCTTAA
- a CDS encoding transglutaminase domain-containing protein: protein MKKFLKILGLAIASVLALLVVLILLARYVFKEQLQGWVNDMDKGSRVELLRTSGAFEPDTISFDFEYISSVERTQAIRDYFGLDSLLVGSTDTWSKAIKLAGIAAQVKHDNSDPWPSKHNAIDLWEWSKQNPGGFNCRMHSILLHELLLAEGIFNRVVTCMPEDESDSDCHVVNVVWLPEQERWVMIDSDNGCYIADENGTPISLREMRERFIADQPMQIHRLNGEKITNTYLLPYWAKNLYYFSSIETTAYDIETSGTSDLIYVYLLSDPKVRDRVRSDRSKAVFTTDVDRFWAAPSDTIKIVP from the coding sequence ATGAAGAAATTTCTAAAAATTTTGGGGCTTGCCATTGCATCTGTTTTGGCTCTGCTGGTCGTCTTGATTCTCCTTGCACGGTATGTGTTCAAAGAACAGCTGCAGGGCTGGGTCAATGACATGGATAAGGGATCCCGTGTCGAACTTCTCCGTACTTCGGGAGCTTTCGAGCCCGATACCATCTCATTTGACTTCGAGTACATCTCTTCTGTGGAGCGTACGCAGGCCATACGCGACTATTTCGGTCTCGACAGCCTGCTTGTCGGGAGTACGGACACGTGGAGCAAAGCCATTAAGTTGGCGGGCATTGCCGCCCAGGTCAAGCACGACAATTCTGATCCATGGCCTTCCAAGCACAACGCCATCGACTTATGGGAGTGGAGCAAGCAGAATCCGGGTGGCTTCAACTGCCGTATGCACTCCATCCTCCTGCATGAGTTGCTCCTCGCCGAAGGTATCTTCAACCGTGTCGTGACCTGTATGCCTGAGGATGAGTCCGACAGTGACTGTCATGTCGTCAACGTCGTATGGCTCCCCGAACAAGAGCGGTGGGTGATGATAGACTCGGACAATGGTTGCTATATCGCAGACGAAAACGGTACCCCTATCTCACTCAGAGAGATGCGCGAACGCTTCATCGCTGACCAACCGATGCAGATACACAGGCTCAATGGAGAGAAGATCACCAATACTTACCTCCTCCCTTATTGGGCTAAGAACCTCTACTACTTCAGTTCGATAGAGACCACTGCATACGATATCGAGACCTCGGGTACTTCGGATCTGATTTATGTCTATCTTCTCTCCGACCCCAAGGTCCGAGACCGGGTACGTTCCGACAGATCCAAAGCGGTCTTCACGACGGATGTCGACCGCTTTTGGGCTGCACCTTCGGACACGATCAAGATTGTCCCCTGA
- a CDS encoding TM2 domain-containing protein, with translation MDVEKVDQYLMMSAKFFPENQLPFIRQALLGANEAQFSNVQFLQYKDPTIALILSLLAGTLGADRFYLGQVGLGLLKLFTCGGATLWALVDIFLIMGTTKEENMARLFQVLHLR, from the coding sequence ATGGATGTCGAAAAAGTAGACCAATATCTGATGATGTCTGCGAAGTTTTTTCCTGAAAACCAGCTCCCGTTCATCAGGCAAGCCCTCCTTGGTGCCAATGAAGCACAGTTCAGCAACGTACAGTTTTTGCAGTACAAAGACCCCACGATAGCACTCATCTTGTCACTCCTTGCCGGCACTCTCGGTGCAGACCGCTTTTATCTCGGACAGGTAGGATTGGGTCTGCTCAAACTATTCACCTGCGGAGGTGCGACCTTGTGGGCATTGGTGGACATCTTCCTCATCATGGGTACGACAAAGGAAGAGAATATGGCGAGGCTCTTTCAGGTGCTTCATCTCAGGTGA
- the dxs gene encoding 1-deoxy-D-xylulose-5-phosphate synthase, whose translation MKDYKYLYHINSPKDLKQLKEEQLPELCAEIRTFLLDELSRNPGHLGAGLGVVELTVALHYVFDLPDDKLVWDVGHQAYPHKILTGRRDNFHSLRKWGGLSGFTHPAESEYDAFVAGHASNSISAALGLAVADRLAGKDNQVVAVIGDGAMTGGLAFEGLNNACTHPNNLLIVLNDNNMSIDESTGALSRYLVDIITSKTYNKVRHEGYKTLKNLNLIDEKRRSSILRFNNSLKALLSDRHNLFEGFSIRYIGPVDGHDVQGLVRVLRDIKDFDGPKLLHIQTVKGKGYAPAEESAVVWHAPGCFDVETGQIKAKVPLPDDPMKFQDVFGHTLVELADMDERVVGVTPAMPSGCSMTYLMKKYPDRSFDVGIAEGHAVTFSAGMALQGAIPFCNVYSSFMQRGYDQVIHDAAMQSAPVIFCLDRGGLVGEDGMTHHGVYDIPYLRCIPGLTLMSPYDEEELRMMMYTAYKHHEEGPFVIRYPRGTGSCPHWRTEFRELPLGKAEIKRQGSDIVFVSYGPLGSEVSKVVSNLVEKGYDPGHVNLRFVKPLDEELLLGLTKTYKHVITIEDGALMGGMGSAVLELFSTHGAIVPVTRWGIPDTFVKQGRVDIQHEHCGLDVRSMETKALEILQNARTN comes from the coding sequence ATGAAGGATTATAAGTACTTATACCATATCAACAGCCCTAAAGATCTCAAGCAACTGAAAGAGGAACAGCTCCCCGAGTTGTGCGCAGAGATACGGACATTCTTGTTGGACGAACTGAGCCGCAATCCCGGTCACTTGGGCGCAGGGCTCGGGGTCGTGGAGCTTACTGTGGCACTCCACTATGTCTTTGACCTGCCGGATGATAAGCTGGTCTGGGACGTGGGACATCAGGCTTATCCGCACAAGATACTCACGGGGCGCAGGGACAACTTCCACAGCTTGCGCAAGTGGGGTGGGCTCAGTGGCTTTACCCACCCTGCGGAGAGTGAGTACGATGCTTTTGTGGCGGGACATGCCTCCAACTCCATTTCGGCGGCACTTGGCCTGGCTGTGGCGGATCGTTTGGCGGGCAAGGACAATCAGGTCGTGGCGGTCATCGGTGATGGTGCCATGACGGGCGGACTTGCTTTCGAAGGGCTCAACAATGCCTGCACACACCCCAACAACCTCCTTATCGTCCTCAACGACAACAACATGTCCATAGATGAGAGCACCGGTGCACTCAGCCGTTATCTCGTCGACATCATCACGAGCAAGACGTACAATAAGGTGCGCCATGAGGGCTACAAGACGCTCAAAAACCTTAACCTCATCGACGAAAAGCGCAGATCAAGCATCCTTAGATTCAACAACAGCCTCAAAGCCCTCCTCAGCGACAGACATAACCTCTTCGAGGGCTTCAGCATCAGATACATAGGACCTGTCGATGGGCACGATGTCCAGGGACTCGTCCGTGTCCTCCGAGACATCAAGGACTTCGATGGCCCCAAGCTCCTTCACATTCAGACCGTAAAGGGCAAAGGCTATGCCCCTGCCGAAGAGAGTGCCGTCGTCTGGCACGCTCCGGGGTGCTTCGATGTGGAGACGGGACAGATCAAGGCCAAAGTGCCTCTTCCGGATGATCCGATGAAGTTCCAGGATGTCTTCGGTCATACCCTTGTGGAGCTGGCAGACATGGATGAGAGGGTCGTGGGGGTCACTCCGGCAATGCCTTCGGGGTGCTCGATGACTTATCTCATGAAGAAGTACCCCGACAGGAGCTTCGATGTGGGGATCGCCGAGGGTCATGCCGTGACCTTCTCGGCAGGGATGGCACTGCAGGGGGCGATACCGTTCTGCAATGTCTACTCGTCCTTTATGCAGAGAGGCTACGACCAAGTCATCCACGATGCCGCAATGCAGTCGGCACCCGTGATCTTCTGCCTCGACAGAGGAGGACTTGTGGGCGAAGACGGCATGACACATCATGGGGTGTACGACATCCCCTACCTGAGATGTATCCCAGGACTTACCCTCATGTCTCCATACGACGAAGAGGAGCTCAGGATGATGATGTACACGGCGTACAAGCACCACGAGGAAGGGCCTTTCGTCATCCGTTATCCGAGAGGTACGGGGTCTTGTCCACATTGGCGCACGGAATTCAGAGAGTTGCCACTCGGTAAGGCCGAGATCAAGCGACAAGGCAGTGACATCGTCTTCGTGAGCTATGGACCTCTCGGGAGCGAGGTGTCTAAGGTGGTCAGCAACCTTGTCGAAAAAGGATATGACCCGGGACACGTCAACCTCAGATTTGTCAAGCCCTTGGATGAGGAGTTGCTACTTGGACTCACGAAGACCTACAAGCACGTGATCACCATCGAGGATGGTGCGCTCATGGGTGGCATGGGGAGTGCTGTGCTGGAGCTCTTCTCGACACATGGTGCCATCGTCCCTGTGACACGATGGGGGATACCGGATACTTTTGTCAAGCAGGGTCGTGTGGACATCCAGCACGAACACTGCGGTCTGGATGTCCGGAGTATGGAAACGAAGGCTCTGGAGATATTGCAAAACGCTCGAACAAACTAA
- a CDS encoding DUF2752 domain-containing protein, translating into MSPRRFYTFAIILFGGAYLWLWKVGGSESSGGVFCWFRRLFEVPCPSCGSTRAVLSAWDGHLLEALKLNPLGVLYLVLLIVFPLWLLWDLLSRKRTMYRTYDRCEILLGRRPVLYAVIALILINWGWVLYNHFSHTSL; encoded by the coding sequence GTGAGCCCACGTCGCTTTTATACCTTTGCCATCATACTCTTCGGGGGAGCTTATCTATGGCTTTGGAAGGTCGGGGGGAGTGAGTCCTCGGGCGGTGTGTTTTGCTGGTTCAGACGCTTGTTCGAAGTGCCTTGCCCCTCCTGTGGCTCTACACGAGCCGTGCTGTCCGCATGGGATGGTCACCTGCTCGAAGCATTGAAGCTCAATCCTTTGGGGGTGCTGTATCTGGTGCTTCTCATCGTGTTTCCACTCTGGCTCTTGTGGGATTTGCTCTCTCGCAAGCGTACGATGTACCGCACATACGACAGATGTGAGATCTTGCTGGGGCGTAGACCGGTGCTGTATGCCGTCATTGCACTCATCCTCATCAACTGGGGCTGGGTACTGTACAACCACTTTTCACACACTTCACTCTGA